The following proteins are co-located in the Robbsia betulipollinis genome:
- a CDS encoding DUF3005 domain-containing protein — MNTTEPNAPRREQEEQARQSPMKKPETETANAHPDDIGRAARDDAGHGTPSRESVDAGEASGPYGHETTHPRNRAQLPEDVHPRGIDVDNDDATDSTVDTDGKDRDAKRFARLDDAEVVSNASLENASLGGIAGAAGAVPGGATLENATEAPVTGLAGIDSRPGGNRPAVLDEAGQTPAYASVVEAPDTGLYEAAGAPPAAEEADATVRFAEHVPPNHARVGQTVRIAPKKPRE, encoded by the coding sequence ATGAACACGACAGAACCCAATGCCCCGCGCAGGGAACAGGAAGAGCAGGCGCGGCAGAGCCCGATGAAGAAGCCGGAAACCGAAACCGCGAACGCGCACCCGGACGATATCGGCCGGGCGGCGCGTGACGACGCGGGACACGGCACGCCGAGCCGCGAGTCCGTGGACGCCGGCGAGGCCTCCGGCCCCTACGGCCATGAGACCACCCACCCGCGCAATCGCGCCCAGTTGCCCGAGGACGTGCATCCGCGCGGCATCGACGTCGACAACGACGACGCCACCGACAGCACGGTCGACACCGACGGCAAGGACCGGGACGCGAAGCGTTTCGCCCGTCTGGACGATGCCGAGGTCGTCAGCAATGCCTCGCTGGAGAATGCGTCGCTGGGCGGGATCGCCGGCGCCGCGGGGGCTGTGCCGGGTGGCGCCACGCTTGAAAACGCGACCGAGGCGCCTGTCACCGGCCTGGCCGGCATCGATAGCCGTCCTGGCGGCAATCGCCCGGCGGTGCTGGACGAGGCCGGTCAGACCCCGGCGTACGCGAGCGTCGTGGAAGCGCCCGATACCGGCCTCTACGAAGCGGCAGGCGCGCCGCCCGCCGCCGAGGAAGCCGATGCGACCGTCCGGTTCGCCGAGCACGTGCCACCCAACCATGCGCGGGTGGGCCAGACCGTGCGGATCGCGCCGAAGAAACCGCGCGAATAG
- the rodA gene encoding rod shape-determining protein RodA — translation MSPEVRAWLERALRTLVAFDKPLALFVFLLVCTGLVTLYSASIDVPSRVTDQVRNVLLTFALMWAIAHVPPQMLMRFSVPLYTFGMALLVAVAVVGLTRKGARRWLNVGVVIQPSELMKIATPMMLAWYYQLREGSTRWFDHLVGLLLVGLPVALIAKQPDLGTAMLVFAAGLYVVYFAGLSFKLILPVLLTIVIGVGAVVISEDRICQPDVTWPMMHDYQKHRVCTLLDPTSDPLGKGFHTIQAVIAIGSGGPHGKGWLQGTQAHLEFIPEKHTDFIFAVYSEEFGLVGGLLLLAMYLALVVRGLIVAARGTTLFGRLLAGSLAMTFFTYAFVNIGMVSGILPVVGVPLPFMSYGGTALVTLGIAVGLIMSVSNQRRSLQT, via the coding sequence ATGTCTCCCGAAGTCCGCGCCTGGCTCGAACGCGCGCTGCGCACCCTCGTCGCGTTCGACAAGCCGCTGGCCCTGTTCGTCTTCCTGCTGGTCTGTACCGGCCTGGTGACGCTCTACAGCGCCAGCATCGACGTGCCGTCCCGCGTGACCGATCAGGTGCGCAACGTGTTGCTGACCTTCGCGCTGATGTGGGCGATCGCCCATGTCCCGCCGCAGATGCTGATGCGCTTCTCGGTGCCGCTCTATACCTTCGGCATGGCGCTGCTGGTCGCCGTCGCCGTGGTCGGCCTCACGCGCAAGGGCGCGCGCCGCTGGCTCAATGTCGGCGTGGTCATCCAGCCCTCGGAGCTGATGAAGATCGCGACGCCGATGATGCTGGCCTGGTACTACCAGTTACGCGAGGGATCGACCCGCTGGTTCGACCATCTGGTCGGCCTGCTGCTGGTCGGCCTGCCGGTCGCGCTGATCGCCAAACAGCCGGATCTCGGCACCGCGATGCTGGTGTTCGCCGCGGGCCTCTATGTGGTGTATTTCGCGGGCCTGAGCTTCAAGCTGATCCTGCCGGTGCTGCTGACGATCGTCATCGGCGTGGGTGCCGTCGTGATCAGCGAGGACAGGATCTGTCAGCCGGACGTGACCTGGCCGATGATGCACGATTACCAGAAGCACCGGGTGTGCACGCTGCTCGATCCCACCTCGGATCCGCTCGGCAAGGGCTTCCACACGATTCAGGCGGTCATCGCCATCGGCTCCGGCGGGCCGCACGGCAAGGGGTGGCTGCAGGGCACGCAGGCCCACCTGGAATTCATCCCGGAAAAACACACCGACTTCATCTTCGCGGTGTATTCGGAGGAATTCGGACTCGTGGGGGGCTTGCTGCTGCTGGCGATGTACCTGGCCCTGGTCGTGCGCGGGCTGATCGTCGCCGCGCGCGGCACGACTTTGTTCGGCCGCCTGCTCGCGGGCTCGCTGGCAATGACCTTCTTCACCTATGCCTTCGTCAATATCGGCATGGTGAGCGGCATCCTGCCGGTGGTCGGCGTGCCGCTGCCCTTCATGAGCTATGGCGGCACCGCGCTCGTCACGCTGGGAATCGCCGTGGGGCTGATCATGAGCGTGTCGAACCAGCGGCGCAGCTTGCAGACCTGA
- the mrdA gene encoding penicillin-binding protein 2, with protein MTEFHNSEAHLRRFRLRVGAAALFVLICFGLIVARFVYLQVIRYPHYALQANENRISVAPIVPNRGVITDRNGVILAKNYSAYTLEITPSKLGRPLDAVIDDLARILPIEQRERRRFRKLLDDSKNFESLPILTRLSDAEVARFTAQRFRFPGVEVRARLFRQYPLGATAAHVIGYIGRISQRDQERIDQTSESNENDPDHYDSRLDANNYRGTDYIGKIGVEQSYETELHGVTGFEEVEVTAGGRPVRTLSRTPAKAGNNLVLSIDIGLQQVAEQAFAGRRGALVAIEPKTGDILAFVSAPSFDPNIFVDGIDQASWDELNNSPDHPLLNRPLRGTYPPGSTYKPFMALAALTLHKRTPGWGFQDPGFYMLGGHKFRNDVPSGQGWVDMRRSLVVSNDTYYFMLAHDLGVNAIAKFMKPWGFGQKTGIDVIGEATGILPSTDWKMHAYKKAAQQRWYDGETVSLGIGQGYNSFTILQLAHAMATLANDGTVMKPHLVKEIEDPVSHAQRLTVPKPSYQLDVTQANLDTVKQALVGVVNEGTAKDVFRNAAYQAAGKTGTAQVFTVGQNSKYRAHMVSERLRDHALFTAYAPADNPQIAVALIVENGGWGAATAGPIARRVLDYYLVERQKPGAEAAAVAIAASATAGASAPVIGGQEQSPLAAALPASVVAASSSFQLGASAASPASAGAASAVAASAAPARTRAVRRQRHDTSASDRATSDGAPGTPRAPDTPSLPPAAAPAAPAPEKPDDVAD; from the coding sequence ATGACCGAATTCCACAATTCCGAAGCCCATCTGCGGCGCTTCCGTCTGCGCGTCGGCGCGGCGGCGCTCTTTGTGCTCATCTGCTTCGGCCTGATCGTCGCGCGCTTCGTCTACCTGCAGGTGATCCGCTATCCGCACTACGCGCTGCAGGCGAACGAGAACCGCATCTCGGTCGCGCCGATCGTTCCGAACCGCGGCGTCATCACCGACCGCAACGGCGTCATCCTGGCGAAGAACTATTCGGCGTATACGCTGGAGATCACCCCATCGAAGCTCGGCCGTCCGCTCGACGCCGTGATCGACGACCTCGCCCGCATCCTGCCGATCGAACAGCGCGAACGGCGGCGCTTTCGCAAGCTGCTCGACGATTCGAAGAACTTCGAAAGCCTGCCGATCCTCACCCGTCTGAGCGATGCGGAAGTCGCGCGCTTCACCGCGCAGCGCTTTCGCTTCCCCGGCGTCGAGGTGCGCGCGCGGTTGTTCCGCCAGTACCCGCTGGGCGCCACCGCCGCGCACGTGATCGGCTATATCGGCCGCATCTCGCAGCGCGACCAGGAACGCATCGACCAGACCAGCGAAAGCAACGAGAACGACCCGGATCATTACGATTCGCGGCTCGATGCGAACAACTACCGCGGCACCGACTACATCGGCAAGATCGGCGTCGAGCAGAGCTACGAGACCGAACTGCACGGCGTCACCGGCTTCGAGGAAGTCGAGGTGACGGCGGGCGGGCGGCCCGTGCGCACGCTCTCCCGCACCCCGGCGAAAGCCGGCAACAACCTGGTGCTGTCGATCGATATCGGTCTGCAGCAGGTCGCCGAGCAGGCATTCGCCGGACGGCGCGGCGCACTGGTCGCGATCGAACCGAAGACCGGCGACATCCTCGCCTTCGTCTCCGCGCCCAGCTTCGACCCGAACATCTTCGTCGACGGCATCGACCAGGCAAGCTGGGACGAACTCAACAACTCGCCGGACCATCCGCTGCTGAACCGGCCGCTACGCGGCACCTACCCGCCGGGGTCGACCTACAAGCCCTTCATGGCGCTCGCCGCGCTGACGCTGCACAAGCGCACGCCCGGCTGGGGCTTCCAGGACCCGGGCTTCTACATGCTGGGAGGCCACAAATTCCGCAACGACGTGCCGTCCGGCCAGGGCTGGGTCGACATGCGTCGTTCGCTGGTGGTCTCGAACGACACCTACTATTTCATGCTCGCGCACGATCTCGGCGTCAACGCGATCGCGAAATTCATGAAGCCCTGGGGTTTCGGCCAGAAAACCGGCATCGACGTGATCGGCGAGGCCACCGGCATCCTGCCTTCCACCGACTGGAAAATGCACGCCTACAAGAAGGCCGCGCAGCAGCGCTGGTATGACGGCGAGACGGTCAGTCTGGGAATCGGCCAGGGCTACAATTCGTTCACGATCCTGCAGCTCGCCCACGCGATGGCCACGCTCGCGAACGACGGCACCGTGATGAAGCCGCACCTCGTCAAGGAAATCGAGGACCCGGTCAGCCATGCCCAGCGCCTGACGGTGCCCAAGCCGAGTTACCAGCTGGACGTCACGCAAGCCAATCTCGATACCGTCAAGCAGGCGCTGGTCGGCGTCGTCAACGAGGGTACGGCGAAGGACGTCTTCAGGAACGCCGCCTACCAGGCCGCCGGCAAGACCGGCACCGCGCAGGTCTTCACGGTGGGACAGAATTCGAAGTATCGCGCGCACATGGTCTCCGAGCGGCTGCGCGACCACGCGCTGTTCACGGCCTACGCGCCGGCGGACAATCCGCAGATCGCGGTCGCGCTGATCGTCGAGAACGGCGGCTGGGGCGCGGCCACCGCCGGCCCGATCGCGCGCCGGGTCCTGGATTACTATCTGGTGGAGCGGCAGAAGCCGGGCGCGGAAGCGGCGGCGGTCGCGATCGCGGCCTCGGCGACGGCGGGCGCTTCCGCGCCGGTGATCGGCGGCCAGGAACAGTCGCCGCTGGCGGCGGCGCTGCCCGCGTCGGTCGTCGCCGCGTCGAGCAGTTTCCAGCTCGGCGCGTCGGCGGCCTCGCCCGCATCGGCCGGTGCCGCCAGCGCCGTCGCGGCGTCCGCCGCACCCGCGCGCACCCGCGCCGTGCGCCGTCAGCGTCATGACACCTCCGCATCCGATCGTGCGACGTCCGACGGCGCGCCGGGTACGCCCCGCGCGCCCGATACTCCGTCACTGCCGCCTGCGGCTGCGCCCGCCGCGCCCGCGCCCGAGAAACCCGACGACGTGGCCGATTAG
- the mreD gene encoding rod shape-determining protein MreD encodes MNPPQYILQPVRPWFIIVSLLIALLLNLLPWGRLPGVPDVLALVLLYWNIHQPRRVGIGVAFLLGIAMDVQDASLLGEHALAYTLLSFGAITLHRRVLPLPRLLQALHLLPLLVGAELVPFLIRVLVTGRFPGWAYLIDGFVEALIWPIVSTLLIAPQKRAVDRDDTRPI; translated from the coding sequence ATGAATCCTCCGCAATACATTCTCCAGCCGGTCCGGCCCTGGTTCATCATCGTCAGCCTGCTGATCGCGCTGCTGCTGAACCTGCTGCCGTGGGGCCGGCTGCCCGGCGTGCCGGACGTGCTGGCGCTGGTCCTCCTGTACTGGAACATCCACCAGCCGCGCCGGGTGGGCATCGGCGTCGCCTTCCTGCTCGGCATCGCCATGGACGTGCAGGACGCGAGCCTGCTGGGCGAGCACGCGCTTGCCTACACGCTGCTGTCGTTCGGCGCGATCACGCTGCACCGGCGCGTGCTGCCGCTGCCGCGGCTGCTCCAGGCGCTGCATCTGCTGCCGCTGCTGGTGGGCGCCGAACTGGTACCCTTTCTGATTCGCGTGCTCGTCACCGGGCGTTTTCCCGGCTGGGCCTATCTGATCGACGGCTTCGTCGAGGCGCTGATCTGGCCGATCGTCAGCACCTTGCTGATCGCCCCGCAGAAGCGCGCCGTCGATCGCGACGACACGCGACCGATCTAG
- the mreC gene encoding rod shape-determining protein MreC: MDYSPPPLFKQGPPALVRLAVFVMLALGLLITDAHFHTLKVVRQVVGTVLYPLQRAALVPRDLALGTLDFFVSGTQLRAQNAALQKRNLELGLSAARAAELTVENVHLRALLELAQRSPIKPIPAEIQYDTRDPFTQKVIIDHGLQSGVNAGSPVINENGLIGQVSRVYPLQSEVTLLTDRDQAVPVQIVRTGVRSVVYGTANGDLLDLRFVPTGADIKPGDELVTSGLDGVYPSGLPVARVLRIERQSDSAFAKVVATPVAQIRGVRQLLVLHYVEAIPPNPTEQPASEAAPARNGGKGGRNGKDARDVTRAGVAGASAASAAEAATLSASGALAVSEVLAVQRARNAEARRAHAQRRNAADGHAASVATASRAEPHPASHPTSGTAAGTRPPAKPSAPSTDPAPRAAPH; encoded by the coding sequence ATGGATTACAGTCCTCCGCCGCTGTTCAAGCAGGGCCCCCCCGCCCTCGTGCGACTGGCCGTTTTCGTCATGCTCGCGCTCGGTCTGCTGATCACCGACGCGCACTTTCACACGCTGAAAGTGGTGCGTCAGGTCGTGGGCACGGTCCTCTACCCGCTGCAACGGGCGGCGCTGGTGCCGCGCGACCTGGCGCTCGGCACGCTCGACTTCTTCGTTTCGGGCACGCAGTTGCGCGCGCAGAATGCCGCGCTGCAGAAACGCAACCTCGAACTGGGCCTGAGCGCGGCGCGGGCGGCCGAACTCACGGTCGAGAACGTGCATCTGCGCGCGCTGCTGGAACTCGCGCAGCGCTCGCCCATCAAGCCGATCCCGGCGGAAATCCAGTACGACACGCGCGACCCGTTCACGCAGAAGGTGATCATCGACCATGGCCTGCAGTCGGGGGTCAATGCCGGGTCGCCGGTCATCAACGAGAACGGCCTGATCGGCCAGGTCAGCCGCGTCTACCCGCTGCAGTCCGAAGTCACGCTGCTGACCGACCGGGATCAGGCGGTGCCGGTGCAGATCGTGCGCACGGGCGTGCGCAGCGTGGTGTACGGCACGGCCAACGGCGACCTGCTCGACCTGCGCTTCGTGCCGACGGGCGCCGACATCAAGCCGGGCGACGAACTGGTGACCAGCGGCCTCGACGGCGTCTACCCGTCGGGGCTGCCGGTCGCCCGCGTGCTGCGCATCGAACGGCAATCGGACTCCGCGTTCGCGAAAGTGGTGGCGACGCCGGTCGCGCAGATTCGCGGCGTGCGCCAGTTGCTGGTCCTGCATTACGTCGAGGCGATTCCGCCCAATCCCACCGAGCAGCCGGCCAGCGAGGCCGCTCCCGCACGCAACGGGGGCAAGGGCGGCCGCAACGGCAAGGATGCGCGGGACGTGACCCGCGCGGGCGTCGCCGGCGCCTCGGCGGCGTCCGCGGCCGAAGCCGCCACGCTGAGCGCGTCCGGCGCGCTGGCGGTGTCCGAGGTGCTGGCGGTGCAGCGCGCGCGCAATGCCGAGGCCCGGCGCGCGCACGCGCAGCGGCGCAACGCCGCCGACGGGCACGCCGCGTCGGTGGCGACGGCATCGCGCGCGGAACCCCATCCCGCCTCGCACCCGACATCGGGCACGGCCGCGGGCACCAGGCCGCCGGCGAAGCCGTCCGCGCCGTCCACCGACCCAGCGCCACGCGCGGCCCCTCACTGA
- a CDS encoding rod shape-determining protein, with the protein MFGFFRSYFSNDLAIDLGTANTLIYMRGKGIVLDEPSVVAIRTEGGPNGKKTIQAVGKEAKQMLGKVPGNIEAIRPMKDGVIADFTVTEQMIKQFIKMAHQSRMLRPSPAMIVCVPCGSTQVERRAIKEAAHGAGASQVYLIEEPMAAAIGAGLPVSEATGSMVVDIGGGTTEVGVISLGGIVYKGSVRVGGDKFDEAIVNYIRRNYGMLIGEQTAEAIKKEIGSAFPGSEVKEMEVKGRNLSEGIPRSFTISSNEILEALTDPLNQIVSSVKIALEQTPPELGADIAERGMMLTGGGALLRDLDRLLAEETGLPVLVAEDPLTCVVRGSGMALERVDKVRSIFSYE; encoded by the coding sequence ATGTTCGGTTTTTTCCGCAGCTATTTTTCCAACGATCTCGCCATCGATCTCGGTACCGCCAACACGCTGATCTACATGCGCGGCAAGGGCATCGTCCTTGACGAGCCCTCGGTGGTCGCCATTCGCACCGAAGGCGGTCCCAACGGCAAGAAGACGATCCAGGCAGTGGGCAAGGAAGCCAAGCAGATGCTCGGCAAGGTGCCCGGCAACATCGAGGCGATCCGCCCGATGAAAGACGGCGTGATCGCCGACTTCACGGTCACCGAGCAGATGATCAAGCAGTTCATCAAGATGGCGCACCAGTCGCGGATGCTGCGGCCGTCGCCGGCGATGATCGTCTGCGTGCCGTGCGGCTCGACCCAGGTCGAGCGGCGCGCGATCAAGGAAGCGGCGCATGGCGCCGGGGCGTCTCAGGTGTACCTGATCGAGGAACCGATGGCCGCCGCGATCGGCGCCGGCCTGCCGGTCTCGGAGGCCACCGGCTCGATGGTCGTCGACATCGGCGGCGGCACGACCGAAGTCGGCGTGATTTCGCTGGGCGGCATCGTCTACAAGGGTTCGGTACGCGTCGGCGGCGACAAGTTCGACGAGGCGATCGTCAACTACATCCGCCGCAATTACGGCATGCTGATCGGCGAGCAGACCGCCGAGGCCATCAAGAAGGAAATCGGCTCGGCCTTCCCCGGTTCCGAGGTCAAGGAAATGGAAGTCAAGGGACGCAATCTGTCCGAAGGCATTCCGCGCAGCTTCACGATCTCGAGCAACGAGATCCTCGAGGCCCTGACCGATCCGCTGAACCAGATCGTGTCGTCCGTCAAGATCGCGCTCGAGCAGACGCCGCCGGAACTCGGCGCGGACATCGCCGAGCGCGGCATGATGCTGACCGGCGGCGGCGCGCTGCTGCGCGATCTGGACCGCCTGCTCGCCGAAGAAACCGGCCTGCCGGTCCTGGTGGCCGAGGATCCGCTGACCTGCGTCGTCCGCGGTTCGGGCATGGCGCTCGAACGGGTGGACAAGGTGCGCAGCATCTTCTCGTACGAATAA
- the gatC gene encoding Asp-tRNA(Asn)/Glu-tRNA(Gln) amidotransferase subunit GatC: MALTLTDVKRIEHLARLELGEADARRALDQLNQLFDLVERMQAVDTTGVAPLAHPIEAIQDIALRLRADVVTESIDRAANQRSAPATEDGLYLVPRVIE; the protein is encoded by the coding sequence ATGGCTCTTACCCTGACTGACGTGAAGCGCATCGAGCACCTTGCGCGACTGGAACTCGGCGAGGCCGACGCGCGGCGCGCGCTCGACCAGCTCAATCAACTCTTCGATCTCGTCGAACGCATGCAGGCGGTCGACACGACCGGCGTCGCGCCGCTCGCGCACCCGATCGAAGCGATACAGGATATCGCGCTGCGTCTGCGCGCCGATGTCGTCACCGAATCGATCGACCGCGCGGCGAACCAGCGCAGCGCGCCGGCGACCGAGGACGGTCTGTACCTGGTGCCGCGCGTCATCGAGTAA
- the gatA gene encoding Asp-tRNA(Asn)/Glu-tRNA(Gln) amidotransferase subunit GatA encodes MHDKSLTELRDALDAREFSAVELAEHHLARIAAAAGLNAFIDVDPAVTLAAARAADARLGAGERGPLLGLPLAHKDVFVTRDWRSTAGSKMLEQYRSPFDATVVERLAAAGAVCVGKTNMDAFAMGSSNENSYFGAVRNPWNHAAVPGGSSGGSAAAVAARLVPAATGTDTGGSIRQPASFTGITGIKPTYGRVSRYGMIAFASSLDQAGPMARSAADCAVLLNAMAGADPRDSTSLERPAEDFTARLGQAWGAPGSGTGAPAAAAATSTPLAGLRIGLPKEYFGAGLAADVRAAVDAALAEFQRLGATLVDVSLPKTELSIPVYYVIAPAEASSNLSRFDGVRFGHRAAQYGDLDDMYRKSRTEGFGDEVKRRILTGAYVLSHGYYDAYYLQAQKIRRIIAQDFQQAFAACDLIMGPVAPTVAWNIGEKADDPVAMYLADIYTLSASLAGLPGMSVPAGFGASGVGAAGVGAAGVGAAGVGAAGVGAAGVDATGLPVGLQIIGNYFDEARMLQVADAFQRVTDWHRRKPAGV; translated from the coding sequence ATGCATGACAAAAGCCTGACCGAATTGCGCGACGCGCTGGACGCGCGCGAATTCTCCGCGGTGGAGCTCGCCGAACACCATCTCGCGCGCATTGCCGCCGCGGCCGGCCTGAACGCGTTCATCGACGTCGATCCCGCCGTGACGCTGGCCGCCGCGCGCGCCGCCGATGCGCGTCTGGGCGCGGGCGAGCGTGGCCCGCTGCTCGGCCTGCCGCTCGCCCACAAGGATGTGTTCGTGACCCGCGACTGGCGTTCCACCGCGGGTTCGAAGATGCTCGAGCAATACCGCAGCCCGTTCGACGCGACGGTCGTCGAGCGTCTCGCGGCAGCGGGCGCGGTGTGCGTCGGCAAGACCAACATGGACGCGTTCGCGATGGGTTCGTCGAACGAGAACTCGTATTTCGGCGCGGTGCGCAACCCCTGGAATCACGCCGCGGTGCCGGGTGGTTCCTCCGGCGGTTCGGCCGCGGCGGTGGCCGCGCGCCTGGTGCCCGCCGCCACCGGCACCGACACCGGCGGATCGATCCGCCAGCCGGCATCGTTCACGGGCATCACCGGCATCAAGCCGACGTACGGCCGCGTGTCGCGCTACGGCATGATCGCCTTCGCCTCGTCGCTCGATCAGGCGGGTCCGATGGCGCGCTCGGCGGCGGATTGCGCGGTGCTGCTCAACGCGATGGCGGGTGCCGATCCGCGCGATTCGACCAGTCTCGAACGCCCGGCCGAGGACTTCACCGCGCGGCTGGGGCAGGCCTGGGGCGCGCCGGGCTCCGGCACGGGCGCGCCCGCAGCCGCGGCCGCCACGTCGACGCCGCTCGCCGGCCTGCGCATCGGGCTGCCGAAGGAGTATTTCGGCGCGGGGCTCGCGGCGGACGTGCGCGCCGCGGTGGACGCGGCGCTGGCGGAATTCCAGCGCCTGGGCGCGACGCTGGTCGACGTGTCCCTGCCGAAGACCGAGTTGTCGATTCCCGTCTATTACGTGATCGCGCCGGCCGAGGCCTCGTCCAACCTGTCGCGCTTCGACGGCGTGCGCTTCGGACACCGGGCGGCGCAATACGGCGATCTCGACGACATGTACCGCAAATCGCGCACCGAAGGGTTCGGCGACGAGGTCAAGCGGCGGATCCTGACGGGCGCCTACGTGCTGTCGCACGGCTATTACGATGCGTATTACCTGCAGGCGCAGAAGATCCGGCGCATCATCGCGCAGGATTTCCAGCAGGCCTTCGCGGCCTGCGACCTGATCATGGGGCCGGTCGCGCCGACCGTCGCCTGGAACATCGGCGAGAAGGCCGACGACCCGGTGGCGATGTATCTGGCCGATATCTACACGCTGTCGGCGAGCCTCGCCGGCCTGCCGGGCATGAGCGTGCCGGCGGGCTTCGGGGCGAGCGGTGTAGGTGCGGCCGGCGTAGGTGCGGCCGGCGTAGGTGCGGCCGGCGTAGGTGCGGCCGGCGTAGGTGCGGCCGGCGTGGACGCGACCGGCCTGCCGGTCGGCCTGCAGATCATCGGCAACTATTTCGACGAGGCGCGAATGCTGCAGGTGGCCGATGCCTTCCAGCGCGTCACGGATTGGCACCGGCGCAAACCGGCGGGAGTATGA
- the gatB gene encoding Asp-tRNA(Asn)/Glu-tRNA(Gln) amidotransferase subunit GatB, whose product MQRQQHSGWEVVIGLETHAQLSTVSKIFSGSPTQFGAAPNTQASPVDLALPGTLPVANRGAVERAIRLGLALGAQIAPRSIFARKNYFYPDLPKGYQISQYEIPVVIGGSLTVVVPGDAAGTQPAYEKTIELTRAHLEEDAGKSLHEDFAGMTGIDLNRAGTPLLEIVTEPVMRSAAEAVAYAKALHTLVVWLGVCDGNMQEGSFRCDANVSVRPVGQAAFGTRAEIKNLNSFRFLEEAINHEVERQIELIEDGGTVIQETRLYDPDRRETRSMRTKEDAHDYRYFPDPDLMPLVIEPAWVERVRAELPELPVAMQERFATAYGVSRQDAITLTGTRAQALYFEAVVARAGAQHAKLAANWMMGELASQLNRDGLDIGAAPLTPAQLAGLLVRVADGTVSNKLAKEVFQLMWAERPDDELAADRIIDAKGLRQISDSGALETMIDEVLAANPKSVEEFRAGKEKAFNALVGQAMKATRGKANPAQVNDLLRAKLAAG is encoded by the coding sequence ATGCAGCGCCAGCAACATAGCGGTTGGGAAGTCGTGATCGGGCTCGAGACGCACGCCCAGTTATCCACGGTATCGAAGATCTTCTCGGGTTCGCCGACGCAGTTCGGCGCGGCGCCGAACACGCAGGCCAGCCCGGTGGACCTCGCCTTGCCCGGCACGCTGCCGGTGGCGAACCGGGGCGCGGTGGAGCGGGCGATCCGTCTCGGCCTGGCGCTCGGGGCGCAGATCGCGCCGCGCAGCATCTTCGCGCGCAAGAACTACTTCTACCCGGATCTGCCCAAGGGCTATCAGATCAGCCAGTACGAGATCCCGGTGGTCATCGGCGGTAGTCTGACGGTCGTCGTGCCCGGCGATGCCGCCGGCACGCAGCCCGCCTACGAAAAGACCATCGAACTGACGCGCGCGCACCTGGAAGAGGATGCGGGAAAATCACTGCACGAGGACTTCGCCGGGATGACCGGCATCGACCTGAACCGCGCCGGCACGCCGCTGCTCGAAATCGTCACCGAGCCGGTGATGCGCAGCGCCGCCGAGGCGGTCGCCTACGCGAAGGCGCTGCACACGCTGGTGGTCTGGCTGGGCGTGTGCGACGGCAATATGCAGGAAGGGTCGTTCCGCTGCGACGCGAACGTATCGGTGCGTCCGGTGGGGCAGGCGGCGTTCGGCACGCGCGCCGAGATCAAGAACCTGAACTCCTTCCGGTTCCTGGAGGAGGCGATCAACCACGAAGTCGAACGCCAGATCGAGCTGATCGAGGATGGCGGCACGGTCATCCAGGAAACCCGGCTGTACGATCCGGACCGCCGCGAGACGCGATCGATGCGCACCAAGGAAGACGCGCACGACTACCGCTATTTTCCCGATCCGGACCTGATGCCGCTGGTCATCGAGCCGGCCTGGGTCGAGCGGGTGCGGGCCGAATTGCCGGAGTTGCCGGTCGCGATGCAGGAGCGCTTTGCAACGGCGTACGGCGTGTCGAGGCAGGACGCGATCACGCTGACCGGCACGCGCGCGCAGGCGCTGTACTTCGAGGCCGTCGTCGCCAGGGCCGGCGCGCAACACGCGAAGCTCGCGGCCAACTGGATGATGGGCGAGCTGGCCTCGCAGCTGAACCGCGACGGGCTCGACATCGGCGCGGCGCCGCTGACGCCGGCGCAACTGGCCGGGCTGCTGGTACGGGTCGCGGACGGCACCGTGTCGAACAAACTCGCCAAGGAAGTGTTCCAGTTGATGTGGGCCGAGCGTCCCGACGACGAACTCGCGGCGGACCGGATCATCGACGCGAAGGGTCTGCGGCAGATCTCGGACAGCGGCGCGCTCGAAACGATGATCGACGAGGTGCTCGCCGCCAATCCGAAATCCGTCGAGGAATTCCGCGCGGGCAAGGAGAAGGCGTTCAACGCGCTGGTCGGGCAGGCGATGAAGGCCACGCGCGGCAAGGCGAACCCGGCGCAGGTCAACGACCTGCTGCGGGCCAAGCTTGCCGCGGGCTAG